From Armatimonadota bacterium, a single genomic window includes:
- a CDS encoding helix-turn-helix domain-containing protein — MTLGEASAFLGVDASTLRAWADAGRVPAYRTPGGHRRFDRAALEAFLERSRREPERKLAELIGPHAAYLIPDAVEQIRRQRWYRLLDDTTARQIGGICHGLMDALAGYLAGGARQREALHAGEEAGAALGRAVASLGLDAAEATEAYLFFKGIIGDAVTRRLPLSPDGKVRSLRRIDAFLSRVLLRMMTAFAAAKE, encoded by the coding sequence ATGACTCTGGGAGAGGCCAGCGCCTTTCTGGGCGTGGACGCCTCCACGCTCCGGGCGTGGGCCGACGCCGGACGCGTCCCGGCCTACCGGACTCCGGGCGGGCACCGCCGGTTCGACCGGGCCGCCCTGGAGGCGTTCTTGGAGCGCAGCCGACGCGAGCCCGAGCGCAAACTGGCCGAACTCATCGGACCCCACGCCGCCTACCTGATTCCCGACGCCGTGGAGCAGATCCGCCGGCAGCGCTGGTATCGTCTCCTCGACGACACCACGGCCCGACAGATCGGCGGTATCTGTCACGGGCTGATGGATGCCCTGGCCGGCTATCTGGCCGGCGGCGCGCGGCAGCGCGAGGCCCTGCACGCCGGCGAGGAAGCGGGGGCGGCGCTGGGCCGGGCCGTGGCGTCCCTGGGCCTGGACGCGGCCGAGGCCACCGAGGCCTACCTGTTCTTCAAAGGGATCATCGGCGACGCGGTGACCCGGCGCCTGCCCCTGTCGCCCGACGGCAAGGTCCGCTCCCTGCGGCGCATCGACGCCTTCCTCAGCCGCGTCCTGCTCCGCATGATGACGGCCTTCGCCGCCGCGAAGGAGTAG
- a CDS encoding glycosyltransferase family 2 protein has product MQALIVIPVFNEERSLDAVLDQVRRVAPAAEILVVDDGSTDRSPEILRARTDLRVVRHPRNLGYGRSLITGFAEAVAGGYDVAVTLDCDEQHEPARIPDFLAAVRDADIVSGSRYLDPTVPGDPPPPDRAQLNREFTAHIRAITGYAITDAWCGFKAYRVEALRRFQLTESSYGLPLQVWVQAAYHRLTVREIPVARIYKNPERRFWGGLDDPPTRRAYYLRVLEAEVARWLPDRLGLLRVAR; this is encoded by the coding sequence ATGCAGGCGCTGATCGTCATTCCCGTGTTCAACGAAGAGCGGTCGCTCGATGCCGTGCTGGACCAGGTGCGCCGGGTCGCGCCGGCCGCCGAGATCCTCGTCGTTGACGACGGCTCCACCGACCGCTCTCCGGAGATCCTGCGCGCGCGGACCGACCTCCGCGTCGTCCGCCACCCCCGCAACCTCGGGTACGGCCGGTCGCTGATCACCGGATTTGCCGAGGCCGTGGCCGGAGGATACGACGTGGCGGTGACCCTGGACTGCGACGAGCAGCACGAGCCCGCGCGCATCCCCGACTTTCTGGCCGCCGTGCGCGACGCCGACATCGTCTCCGGCAGCCGCTACCTCGATCCGACGGTCCCCGGCGATCCGCCTCCGCCGGATCGGGCGCAGCTGAACCGCGAGTTCACGGCGCACATCCGGGCGATCACCGGGTACGCCATCACCGACGCGTGGTGCGGGTTCAAGGCCTATCGGGTCGAGGCGCTGCGCCGGTTCCAGCTCACGGAGTCCAGTTACGGCCTCCCCCTGCAGGTGTGGGTGCAGGCCGCCTACCATCGGCTGACCGTGCGGGAGATCCCGGTGGCCCGAATCTACAAGAATCCCGAGCGCCGGTTCTGGGGCGGGCTCGACGATCCGCCCACGCGGCGCGCCTACTATCTCCGCGTCCTCGAGGCGGAGGTGGCCCGATGGCTGCCGGACCGGCTGGGTCTGCTGCGGGTGGCGCGATGA
- the bshB1 gene encoding bacillithiol biosynthesis deacetylase BshB1, which produces MRILAVGPHPDDVEIGMGGTVLVLRAAGHEVVLCDLTNGEPTPIGTPERRAREAAEAAGILGVRRITLEMPNRTLADTVENRQALAEVIRSVRPEILFIPYWEDAHPDHVAAAALGEAARFYAKLTKVSIPHAPWYPRRVVHFLCSHYALSVRPTFVVDISGQIDTKLRAVAAYASQFGPERGNEGFFEELRAVGRYYGALIHRAYGEPFVMREVPGLLGLDQFV; this is translated from the coding sequence ATGAGAATCCTGGCCGTGGGGCCGCATCCGGACGACGTCGAGATCGGGATGGGCGGGACGGTGCTGGTCCTGCGCGCCGCCGGCCATGAGGTCGTGCTCTGCGATCTCACCAACGGCGAACCGACGCCGATCGGCACGCCCGAGCGGCGGGCGCGGGAAGCGGCGGAGGCGGCGGGGATATTGGGGGTGCGGCGGATCACGCTGGAGATGCCCAACCGGACGCTGGCGGACACCGTGGAGAACCGGCAGGCGCTGGCCGAGGTGATCCGATCGGTGCGTCCGGAGATCCTGTTCATTCCCTACTGGGAAGATGCGCACCCGGACCACGTCGCCGCGGCCGCCCTGGGCGAAGCGGCCAGGTTCTACGCCAAGCTGACCAAAGTGTCCATCCCCCACGCCCCCTGGTATCCCCGGCGCGTCGTGCACTTCCTCTGCAGCCACTACGCACTTTCCGTCCGTCCGACCTTCGTCGTGGACATCAGCGGGCAGATCGACACCAAGCTCCGCGCCGTGGCGGCCTACGCCTCACAGTTCGGTCCGGAGCGGGGCAACGAAGGGTTTTTCGAGGAGCTCCGCGCCGTCGGGCGTTACTACGGGGCGCTCATCCACCGCGCCTACGGCGAGCCCTTCGTCATGCGCGAGGTGCCGGGGCTGCTGGGGCTGGACCAGTTCGTCTGA
- the ccmA gene encoding heme ABC exporter ATP-binding protein CcmA, whose translation MRSQAPSGGSGVLLEVRAVSKSYGRRRALSGVSLTAGVGRVVAVLGPNGAGKSTLLRIAAGITRPDAGEVRVGGHPADDAGVRRRIGFAGHQSLLYGALTVEENLRFYARLYRLDPDHIEEGLTRFGLLPHRRRPVHELSRGLVQRASLARALLHHPPVLVLDEPFTGLDADGAAVLQGVITDLRARGGAVLLATHAWAEARDLADEAVVLVGGRLALADEAEAVDAGRLAAVYGLS comes from the coding sequence GTGAGGTCACAGGCGCCCTCCGGCGGCAGCGGTGTTCTGCTGGAGGTCCGTGCGGTCTCCAAGTCCTACGGGCGGAGGCGGGCCCTGAGCGGGGTGTCGCTGACTGCAGGGGTCGGGCGGGTCGTGGCGGTGCTGGGGCCGAACGGCGCCGGAAAGAGCACCCTGCTGCGGATCGCGGCCGGCATCACCCGGCCCGATGCAGGCGAGGTCCGGGTGGGAGGGCATCCGGCGGACGACGCCGGGGTGCGGCGCCGGATCGGCTTCGCCGGCCACCAGTCCCTCCTTTACGGGGCCCTCACCGTGGAGGAGAACCTCCGCTTCTATGCGCGGCTCTACCGTCTCGATCCAGACCACATCGAGGAGGGACTGACCCGCTTCGGCCTGCTCCCGCACCGTCGGCGGCCGGTCCACGAGCTCTCCCGGGGACTCGTCCAGCGCGCCAGCCTGGCCCGCGCCCTCCTGCACCACCCGCCGGTCCTGGTGTTGGACGAGCCCTTCACCGGCCTGGACGCCGACGGCGCGGCGGTGCTGCAGGGAGTGATCACCGATCTCCGGGCCCGGGGCGGGGCGGTCCTGCTGGCCACCCACGCCTGGGCGGAGGCCCGCGACCTGGCGGACGAGGCGGTGGTCCTGGTGGGCGGACGGCTGGCGCTGGCTGATGAGGCGGAGGCGGTGGACGCCGGACGCCTCGCCGCCGTCTACGGCCTGTCATGA
- a CDS encoding heme exporter protein CcmB: MNGFWAVFRKDLLIEWRARDLLPPMVVLALLLLAVTGAAGAGARSAPAMLWVTVAVAAAFGLLRSFQQETERDQLHGLRLAGVDPAALYLAKAAANFVLVGTVEIIALAAVVVFFDVSIPPRPALPAVLVLGTASLVTSGTLLGALLAAARAREALLPLLLLPLTTPAVAAAAGATARLLSPAGGSVVGEIRLLLAFTVLFLAIAVLLFEHIIEE, encoded by the coding sequence ATGAACGGGTTCTGGGCGGTCTTCCGGAAGGATCTCCTCATCGAGTGGCGCGCCCGGGACCTGCTGCCCCCGATGGTCGTGCTGGCGCTTTTGCTGCTGGCCGTCACGGGCGCGGCGGGGGCCGGAGCCCGGAGCGCGCCGGCGATGCTGTGGGTCACCGTGGCCGTCGCGGCCGCGTTCGGCCTGCTGCGCAGTTTTCAGCAGGAGACCGAACGGGACCAGCTGCACGGATTGCGGCTGGCGGGGGTGGATCCTGCGGCGCTCTACCTGGCGAAGGCGGCGGCGAACTTCGTTCTCGTGGGCACCGTGGAGATCATCGCCCTGGCCGCCGTCGTGGTCTTCTTCGACGTCTCGATCCCCCCGCGACCGGCGCTCCCGGCGGTGCTGGTGCTCGGCACCGCTTCCCTGGTGACCAGCGGCACGTTGCTGGGAGCGCTGCTGGCCGCGGCACGGGCACGGGAGGCGCTACTCCCCCTCCTGCTGCTCCCGCTGACGACCCCGGCCGTCGCCGCCGCCGCAGGCGCCACGGCCCGTCTGCTGTCGCCGGCGGGCGGGTCGGTGGTCGGGGAGATCCGGCTGCTGCTGGCGTTCACCGTGCTGTTCCTCGCGATCGCCGTGCTGCTTTTCGAGCACATCATCGAGGAGTGA
- the ccsA gene encoding cytochrome c biogenesis protein CcsA, translating to MVLLVLAAVAVPVGIVLALFVAPVEAVQGEPYRILYVHVPSVTAAYLAFTVTFVASVVYLLTRRIRVDRLAAVSAEIGQVFLTIVLLTGPIWGKPVWGVWWTWDARLTTALVLWFIFAGYLMLRAWAGPQGARAAAVVAIAGFLDIPLIHWSAVLLRTLHPPPTVFRPEGPALPPSMLVILSVNTAAFLLAYFAFLTVRMRQEALRDLQEAAP from the coding sequence ATGGTGTTGCTGGTGTTGGCTGCCGTCGCCGTCCCCGTCGGCATTGTCCTCGCCTTGTTCGTCGCGCCGGTGGAGGCGGTCCAGGGCGAGCCGTACCGCATTCTCTACGTCCACGTGCCGAGCGTGACCGCCGCCTACCTGGCCTTCACCGTGACCTTCGTGGCCAGCGTCGTCTACCTCCTCACCCGGCGGATCCGCGTGGACCGTCTGGCCGCGGTCTCGGCCGAGATCGGCCAGGTCTTCCTGACCATCGTGCTCCTCACCGGCCCGATCTGGGGGAAGCCGGTGTGGGGGGTGTGGTGGACCTGGGACGCCCGGCTTACCACCGCGCTGGTCCTGTGGTTCATCTTCGCGGGGTACCTGATGCTGCGGGCCTGGGCGGGACCGCAGGGAGCGCGGGCTGCGGCCGTGGTGGCGATCGCCGGGTTCCTGGACATCCCCTTGATCCACTGGTCGGCGGTGCTGCTGCGCACGTTGCATCCGCCGCCCACGGTCTTCCGTCCGGAGGGGCCCGCGCTGCCGCCTTCGATGCTCGTCATCCTGTCGGTCAACACCGCGGCCTTCCTGCTGGCGTATTTCGCGTTTCTGACGGTGCGGATGCGGCAGGAGGCCCTGCGCGACCTGCAGGAGGCGGCGCCGTGA
- a CDS encoding cytochrome c maturation protein CcmE produces the protein MTASRRLVAGLALIVLAIAVVAYSGIRSAAVYYLTPTEFAGRPDLRHAQVRLAGRVELGSVRRRDGRIEAFTIGDGATTIEVRYDGPLPDLFAEGREVLVEGRLDGTVLAASRVMTTHPTEYREAPPR, from the coding sequence GTGACGGCATCCCGCAGACTGGTGGCAGGCCTGGCCCTCATCGTCCTGGCCATTGCCGTCGTAGCCTACAGCGGGATCCGTTCGGCCGCGGTCTACTACCTGACGCCCACGGAGTTTGCCGGCCGTCCCGATCTCCGCCACGCGCAGGTCCGCCTGGCCGGGCGCGTCGAGTTGGGCAGCGTGCGCCGCCGGGACGGGCGGATTGAGGCCTTCACCATCGGCGACGGGGCCACGACGATCGAGGTGCGCTACGACGGCCCGCTGCCCGATCTCTTCGCCGAGGGGCGCGAGGTCCTGGTCGAAGGTCGGCTGGACGGGACCGTGCTGGCGGCAAGCCGGGTGATGACCACCCACCCCACCGAGTACCGGGAAGCGCCCCCGCGGTGA
- a CDS encoding cytochrome c-type biogenesis CcmF C-terminal domain-containing protein, whose translation MSTLGSFALLAALVVAAYGLVAGLAGLRRRDDALLESSRRALVAWAAFAALASAALLAALLTRDFSIRYVAETSSRDLPLLYTVTAFWGGHAGSLLLWALVLGLYGVAAATRLRPSADAPLVFLVLLVTAAFFTLTLVLGSNPFASERIPPPDGRGLNPLLRNPWMAVHPPALYLGFVGTTVPFALVVASLVRGPGSRWLEATRAWMRPVWCFLTLGLLFGAKWSYVVLGWGGYWAWDPVENAALMPWLTSTAFLHSAQVHGYDGSLGGWTRALVLLTFLLAILGTFLTRSGVLSSVHAFAHSTVGVYFLAFLTVASLASCALLLRSRREARPAADSALLSREVAFLVNNVLFVVAVAAVLFGTLFPLLAEAVTGDRINVGPPYFNQVMVPIVLLLLLLMAVGPLLSWRRTDPLVLSRRLALPAAAGVLSALAAAAAGLRRPLPLLLVALGVLAAATTVGEFVRGAGLRRNRGQAWPGALLQLVGRGRTRYGGYLVHLGVLIMLAGIAASSAFTTRVQVTVAPGERFRLGRYEVRYDGVRAVGGPGLLITEARLTAADGRTRVALRPRHLLHTVSDQITAEVAIRSSWRDDLYVVLIGLAADRRATFRALLTPGMAWLWTGALVALAGGVLAATPARRRVPARQAMPGAAVVPEGGG comes from the coding sequence GTGAGCACTCTGGGGAGTTTCGCGCTGCTCGCCGCCCTGGTCGTGGCGGCCTACGGACTGGTCGCCGGCCTGGCCGGACTCCGACGCCGGGACGACGCCCTGCTCGAGAGTTCGCGCCGGGCCCTGGTGGCGTGGGCGGCCTTCGCGGCGCTGGCCTCTGCGGCGCTGCTGGCCGCGCTGCTGACGAGGGACTTCTCGATCCGCTACGTGGCCGAGACGTCGAGTCGCGACCTCCCCCTCCTCTATACCGTCACCGCCTTCTGGGGCGGCCATGCCGGATCGCTCCTCCTGTGGGCGTTAGTCCTCGGACTCTACGGCGTCGCCGCCGCAACCCGCCTCAGACCGTCGGCGGATGCCCCGCTGGTCTTCCTCGTCCTGCTGGTCACGGCCGCGTTCTTCACCCTGACGCTGGTCCTGGGCAGCAACCCCTTCGCCTCGGAGCGGATTCCTCCGCCGGACGGGCGGGGGCTGAACCCCCTGCTGCGCAACCCGTGGATGGCCGTGCACCCTCCGGCGCTGTACCTGGGCTTCGTGGGGACCACGGTCCCCTTCGCGCTGGTGGTGGCCTCGCTGGTGCGCGGCCCCGGATCCCGGTGGCTCGAGGCCACGCGGGCGTGGATGCGTCCGGTCTGGTGCTTCCTGACCCTGGGCCTGCTGTTCGGCGCGAAGTGGTCCTACGTCGTCCTCGGATGGGGCGGGTACTGGGCGTGGGATCCCGTGGAGAACGCGGCGCTCATGCCCTGGTTGACCAGCACGGCATTCCTGCACTCCGCGCAGGTGCACGGCTACGACGGCTCGCTGGGCGGCTGGACCAGGGCGCTGGTGCTGCTCACCTTCCTGCTGGCCATCCTCGGAACGTTCTTGACGCGCAGCGGCGTGCTGAGCTCGGTGCACGCCTTTGCGCACTCGACCGTCGGCGTGTACTTCCTGGCGTTCCTCACCGTCGCCTCCCTGGCGTCGTGCGCGCTGCTGCTCCGGAGCCGGAGGGAAGCGCGTCCGGCCGCGGACAGCGCGCTTCTGAGCCGGGAGGTCGCCTTCCTCGTGAACAACGTGCTCTTTGTCGTGGCCGTCGCCGCCGTGCTGTTCGGGACACTCTTTCCGCTCCTGGCCGAAGCGGTAACCGGGGACCGGATCAATGTCGGCCCGCCCTACTTCAACCAGGTGATGGTGCCGATCGTCCTCCTCCTGCTCCTGTTGATGGCCGTCGGACCGCTGCTGTCCTGGCGGCGCACCGATCCCCTGGTGTTGAGCAGGCGTCTGGCCCTGCCGGCCGCCGCCGGCGTGCTGTCGGCCCTCGCCGCCGCGGCGGCCGGCCTGCGACGGCCGCTGCCCCTGCTTCTTGTGGCCCTGGGCGTCCTTGCTGCCGCAACGACCGTCGGCGAGTTCGTCCGCGGCGCCGGCCTGCGGCGCAACCGCGGGCAGGCCTGGCCCGGGGCGCTCCTGCAGCTGGTCGGCCGGGGCCGGACGCGGTACGGAGGGTATCTCGTTCACCTCGGGGTGCTGATCATGCTGGCCGGCATTGCGGCGTCGTCGGCCTTCACGACGCGGGTCCAGGTGACGGTGGCCCCGGGGGAGCGGTTCCGCCTCGGCCGGTACGAGGTGCGCTACGACGGCGTCCGGGCGGTGGGCGGTCCCGGGCTGCTCATCACCGAGGCCCGCCTCACCGCCGCGGACGGCCGGACCCGGGTCGCGCTGCGGCCGCGCCACCTGCTCCACACGGTGAGCGACCAGATCACCGCCGAGGTGGCGATCCGCTCCAGCTGGCGCGACGACCTGTACGTCGTGCTGATCGGTCTGGCCGCCGACCGCCGTGCGACCTTCCGGGCGCTGCTCACGCCGGGAATGGCCTGGCTCTGGACGGGGGCGCTGGTCGCGCTGGCCGGCGGAGTGCTCGCGGCAACGCCGGCGCGCCGCCGCGTCCCGGCGCGGCAGGCCATGCCCGGGGCCGCAGTCGTCCCGGAAGGAGGCGGCTAG
- a CDS encoding c-type cytochrome yields the protein MSGLPRLLVVLLVIGSLSVAACQPTVDVSQALGTTPLPSPAPPDPRLVPVRPSAIEGARVFQRAQCVVCHGSEGRGDGPAAANLRAPGKNLMTDFFALLGIRLRGEPLPSRPANFHNTVAMRLNSPFSMYETVTRGRPHTAMPAFPPKGGKPAYGATAFGVNLTDEERWHVVFHEWTYQSTLEEILRGKRLYESKAVEIEGFAVTCASCHGTAGDGRGPRGRQLARLLWNWSRGQGPGIFTDINLMAQRKPSELYQAIVDGRGLMPGYRGKLTDDEIWALVNYVYTFVYDYPWPQTER from the coding sequence ATGTCGGGTCTTCCCCGCCTGCTGGTCGTCCTGCTGGTCATCGGATCGCTTTCCGTCGCCGCCTGCCAGCCGACGGTCGATGTCTCGCAGGCGCTGGGGACAACGCCCCTTCCTTCGCCCGCGCCTCCGGATCCCAGGCTGGTGCCCGTCCGGCCCTCGGCCATCGAAGGCGCCCGGGTGTTCCAGCGGGCGCAGTGCGTGGTCTGCCACGGCTCCGAGGGGCGCGGCGACGGGCCGGCGGCCGCGAATCTGCGCGCGCCCGGCAAGAACCTGATGACAGACTTCTTTGCCCTCCTGGGCATCCGGCTGCGCGGCGAGCCACTGCCCAGCCGTCCGGCAAACTTCCACAACACCGTCGCGATGCGGTTGAACAGTCCCTTCAGCATGTACGAGACCGTGACCCGGGGCCGTCCCCACACGGCGATGCCGGCCTTCCCGCCGAAGGGCGGCAAGCCGGCCTACGGGGCCACCGCCTTCGGCGTGAACCTGACCGACGAGGAGCGCTGGCACGTCGTCTTCCATGAGTGGACCTACCAGAGTACGCTGGAGGAGATCCTGCGGGGGAAGCGCCTCTACGAGTCCAAAGCGGTCGAGATCGAGGGCTTTGCCGTGACCTGCGCCTCCTGTCACGGCACGGCGGGAGACGGCCGCGGGCCGCGGGGCCGACAGCTGGCGCGGCTGCTGTGGAACTGGTCGCGGGGCCAGGGTCCGGGGATCTTCACCGACATCAACCTCATGGCGCAGCGCAAGCCCAGCGAGCTGTACCAGGCCATCGTCGACGGACGGGGCCTGATGCCCGGCTACCGCGGCAAGCTGACCGACGACGAGATCTGGGCCCTGGTCAACTACGTGTACACCTTTGTTTACGACTACCCGTGGCCCCAGACCGAGCGGTGA
- a CDS encoding Rieske 2Fe-2S domain-containing protein, with the protein MNEASSTRVRRRGFLKLVTAVPVAGALAALASPLLRLLKPNVPKFDLLRPTAPDTARGEAIVAASLSELRNPWDFKYFVFTQRYPQYTPQGFKTASVPGVAVRLPYKIRLPLDWAQAIGKEPPVRESDIIVFSRICPHLGCIYNYVPNYREVTAGYGGYVPPPQRQHALMACPCHLSIYDPADRDVPGRVLSGPAPRPPRTFLFEIRNAEIVVTDVEPGGIA; encoded by the coding sequence ATGAACGAGGCGTCTTCGACCCGGGTCAGGCGGCGCGGGTTCCTCAAGCTGGTCACGGCCGTCCCCGTAGCGGGCGCCCTGGCCGCCCTGGCCTCCCCGCTGCTGCGCCTGCTGAAGCCCAACGTCCCCAAGTTCGACCTCCTGCGCCCTACGGCGCCGGACACGGCGAGGGGCGAGGCGATCGTCGCCGCGTCGCTCTCCGAACTGCGGAACCCCTGGGACTTCAAGTACTTCGTCTTCACCCAGCGCTATCCGCAGTACACCCCGCAGGGGTTCAAGACGGCCAGCGTCCCGGGGGTGGCCGTGCGGCTGCCCTACAAGATCCGGCTGCCGCTGGACTGGGCGCAGGCCATCGGCAAGGAGCCCCCGGTCCGGGAGAGCGACATCATCGTCTTCTCCCGCATCTGCCCCCACCTGGGCTGCATCTACAACTACGTGCCGAACTACCGGGAGGTGACGGCGGGCTACGGCGGGTACGTGCCGCCGCCGCAACGGCAGCACGCGCTCATGGCCTGTCCCTGCCACCTGAGCATCTACGACCCGGCCGACCGGGACGTCCCGGGACGCGTGCTGTCCGGACCGGCGCCCAGGCCGCCCCGGACCTTCCTCTTCGAGATCCGGAACGCCGAGATCGTCGTCACCGACGTGGAACCCGGCGGGATCGCCTGA
- a CDS encoding cytochrome b N-terminal domain-containing protein, with translation MWERLRDWVRERREHLNLFDETLVARQDNPMYLLGPLLYYFWLITVVTGVVLMIWYEPTTAGAYTSIERIQREVPLGWLIRGLHKYAADGVILTIILRIYRMYFLGEYKKPGELSWMLGFLGLILAMISGITGYLLIWNQRAFWAAKTVLTVPVYFDELPVIGRMGFGSMIAYIFLGGPAIGQATITRFYAIHFGISLVLLILIEVFFQRTRRKRINMSLLPIVLFLAMLVVISYILPAESGRRADPTRTPLPILSDWYFLALYQYVKYTPPLWAGLGPGLLIGYGMLVPFLDRSKGRRPLERPFFFVVGVMALLYFLAFTTLILFNIAVIEREPFIIMNLTAVILVLAFLWELRYRRRQRTAAPPPAPAAGGAAGH, from the coding sequence ATGTGGGAACGCCTGCGGGACTGGGTCCGCGAACGCCGCGAGCACCTCAACCTCTTCGACGAGACGCTGGTGGCCCGGCAGGACAACCCCATGTACCTGCTGGGTCCGCTGCTGTACTACTTCTGGCTGATCACGGTGGTCACGGGCGTCGTGTTGATGATCTGGTACGAACCGACCACCGCCGGGGCGTACACCTCGATCGAGCGGATCCAGCGCGAGGTCCCGCTGGGCTGGCTCATCCGCGGCCTGCACAAGTACGCGGCGGACGGGGTCATTCTGACCATCATCCTGCGTATCTACCGGATGTACTTCCTGGGCGAGTATAAGAAGCCGGGCGAGCTGTCCTGGATGCTGGGCTTCCTGGGCCTGATCCTGGCCATGATCTCGGGGATCACCGGCTACCTGCTGATCTGGAACCAGCGGGCCTTCTGGGCGGCGAAGACGGTGCTCACCGTCCCGGTGTACTTCGACGAGCTCCCGGTGATCGGCCGGATGGGCTTCGGCTCCATGATCGCCTACATCTTCCTGGGCGGGCCGGCCATCGGCCAGGCCACGATCACCCGATTCTATGCCATCCACTTCGGGATCTCGCTGGTCCTGCTCATCCTGATCGAGGTGTTCTTCCAGCGCACGCGGCGCAAGCGCATCAACATGTCCCTGCTGCCCATCGTGCTCTTCCTGGCCATGCTGGTGGTGATCAGCTACATCCTCCCCGCCGAGTCCGGCCGGCGCGCGGACCCGACGCGCACGCCGCTGCCGATCCTCTCCGACTGGTACTTCCTGGCCCTCTACCAGTACGTGAAGTACACGCCGCCGCTGTGGGCCGGGCTCGGGCCGGGTCTGCTCATCGGCTACGGGATGCTGGTGCCGTTCCTGGACCGCAGCAAGGGCCGGCGGCCCCTGGAGCGTCCCTTCTTCTTTGTCGTCGGGGTGATGGCCCTGCTCTACTTCCTGGCCTTCACGACGCTCATTCTGTTCAACATCGCGGTGATCGAGCGCGAGCCCTTCATCATCATGAACCTGACCGCCGTCATCCTGGTGCTGGCCTTCCTGTGGGAGCTGCGCTATCGGCGTCGCCAGCGGACGGCGGCGCCCCCGCCGGCGCCGGCCGCGGGCGGGGCGGCGGGGCACTGA
- a CDS encoding cytochrome b N-terminal domain-containing protein: protein MTIALQPGPAPRTAVRGRYGRLMTWLLRATLRLDTAIHRIWPTDYNPLYYTGGLANLFLLILVLSGLFLFFYYEASLGGAFDSVRYITEGVPYGGIIRGVHRYAADAFIVAVLLHLFRNWFTDRYLFSRDNPWISGMFLLVFGGFVGVTGYQLIWDERAQVLTGLFLGLLRSIPGVGDPLARIFLGGAGVSDGTLVRILFLHIAPASTLYVLLWWHYLRLRHPKIWPPATWVLFSVGLIFLLAGIIPARGGEPAAPGARPTGFPLDLFFLLPFWLLNWIPPGGMVAALALLVVLGLAIPYVGRREHPEAMNVRHAGVAQVIDGNCTGCELCYYDCPYNAIIMVSSPAPGLSRAAANRTLLAVVLESRCVECGICVGACPFEALELPGFLERDVKRLVAEAVRA from the coding sequence ATGACGATCGCCCTGCAGCCCGGCCCCGCTCCCAGGACCGCCGTGCGCGGCCGCTACGGCCGGCTCATGACCTGGCTGCTCCGCGCCACGCTGCGGCTGGATACGGCGATCCACCGGATCTGGCCCACCGACTACAACCCGCTGTACTACACCGGAGGGCTGGCCAACCTCTTCCTGCTGATCCTGGTCCTCTCAGGACTCTTCCTCTTCTTCTATTATGAGGCCAGCCTGGGCGGCGCCTTCGACTCGGTCCGGTACATCACCGAGGGGGTGCCCTACGGCGGGATCATCCGCGGGGTCCACCGCTACGCCGCCGACGCCTTCATCGTCGCCGTCCTGCTGCACCTCTTCCGCAACTGGTTCACCGACCGGTACCTGTTCAGCCGCGACAACCCCTGGATCTCCGGGATGTTCCTGCTGGTCTTCGGGGGCTTCGTCGGCGTCACCGGCTATCAACTGATCTGGGACGAGCGGGCCCAGGTGCTGACCGGACTGTTCCTGGGCCTGCTGCGCTCGATCCCCGGGGTGGGGGACCCTCTGGCCCGGATCTTTCTGGGCGGCGCCGGGGTCAGCGACGGGACGCTCGTCCGGATTCTGTTCCTGCACATCGCGCCGGCGTCCACGCTGTACGTCCTGCTCTGGTGGCATTACCTGCGCCTGCGCCATCCGAAGATCTGGCCGCCGGCCACCTGGGTCCTGTTCAGCGTCGGACTGATCTTCCTGCTGGCCGGCATCATCCCGGCGCGGGGCGGCGAGCCCGCCGCCCCCGGCGCACGCCCGACGGGATTTCCGCTGGACCTCTTCTTCCTGCTGCCGTTCTGGCTGCTGAACTGGATCCCCCCCGGGGGCATGGTGGCGGCGCTGGCGCTGCTTGTGGTGCTCGGCCTGGCCATCCCCTACGTCGGGCGGCGCGAGCACCCGGAGGCGATGAACGTCCGCCATGCCGGCGTGGCCCAGGTCATCGACGGCAACTGCACCGGCTGTGAACTGTGCTACTACGACTGCCCCTACAACGCCATCATCATGGTGTCCTCGCCGGCGCCCGGCCTGTCCCGGGCCGCGGCCAACCGCACCCTGCTGGCCGTCGTGCTGGAGTCCCGCTGTGTGGAGTGCGGGATCTGCGTGGGGGCGTGTCCCTTCGAGGCGCTCGAGCTCCCGGGGTTTCTGGAGCGCGACGTCAAGCGCCTGGTGGCGGAGGCGGTCCGTGCCTGA